The Deinococcus sp. Leaf326 genome has a segment encoding these proteins:
- a CDS encoding NAD(P)/FAD-dependent oxidoreductase — protein MTPRSAGILGGGVAGLTLAALLAARGWQVTVYERDLPGGKLRRLEVGGLSFDTGPSLFTFPEVWSAVLARLGEPDPLNLRPLPGGLGVHHTPHGAVPLPVPPDHPLHGEWTRYVAAAAPLRPHLTRLLTTPPRLRDPAFRRASAALFGVTGGHLTAEGWLRAQHFPPALAHALRTHALNAGLPPQDAPALYALIPALVGAEVLRPAGGMGALLGNLLDFARARGVGVRGQAEVVALSGQTLRLAGGETARHDLLVSALDPARLAALRGRPAPSPPARRTVAGVALYAALPRPAPLPATSVLPPSRFSTFRAAMRAGALPPDTLALVHAEGHRIAVLLTAPATGQAYGPDHPWVRTQIARVERTLGVPGLLASALEVRVLPPSHYAAGGHPGGAIYGAALAPWRGGPLHPQPYRLRPGLWQVGTGVHPGGGLPAVLGGALIVDGLLRESGN, from the coding sequence ATGACGCCACGCAGCGCCGGCATTCTGGGGGGCGGCGTGGCCGGGCTGACCCTGGCGGCGCTGCTGGCCGCGCGGGGCTGGCAGGTCACGGTCTACGAACGCGACCTGCCCGGCGGCAAGCTGCGGCGCCTGGAGGTCGGCGGCCTGAGCTTCGACACCGGCCCGAGCCTGTTCACCTTCCCGGAGGTGTGGAGCGCGGTTCTGGCGCGGCTGGGCGAACCCGATCCGCTCAACCTGCGCCCGCTCCCCGGGGGCCTGGGCGTACACCACACGCCCCACGGTGCGGTGCCGTTGCCGGTCCCCCCGGATCATCCGCTTCACGGCGAGTGGACGCGCTACGTCGCCGCCGCTGCGCCGCTGCGGCCCCACCTGACGCGTCTGCTCACCACGCCGCCGCGCCTGCGCGACCCGGCCTTCCGGCGAGCGAGCGCGGCACTATTCGGTGTGACAGGCGGCCACCTGACGGCCGAGGGCTGGCTGCGCGCCCAGCACTTTCCGCCTGCGCTGGCGCACGCCCTGCGCACCCACGCGCTGAACGCCGGACTGCCGCCCCAGGACGCCCCGGCACTGTACGCCCTGATTCCGGCGCTGGTGGGCGCGGAGGTGCTGCGGCCGGCCGGAGGGATGGGAGCGCTCCTCGGCAACCTGCTCGACTTTGCGCGCGCGCGCGGCGTGGGGGTACGCGGGCAGGCGGAGGTCGTCGCCTTGAGCGGACAGACCCTCCGGCTGGCCGGCGGAGAGACGGCGCGGCACGACCTTCTCGTCAGCGCCCTGGACCCGGCGCGGCTCGCGGCGTTGCGGGGCCGGCCCGCCCCCTCTCCCCCGGCGCGGCGCACGGTGGCGGGCGTGGCGCTGTACGCGGCTCTTCCCCGCCCCGCCCCGTTGCCGGCGACCTCGGTGCTGCCGCCGAGCCGTTTTTCCACCTTCCGGGCCGCCATGCGCGCGGGAGCGCTGCCGCCCGACACGCTGGCCCTGGTTCACGCCGAGGGGCACCGGATCGCCGTGCTGTTGACCGCGCCGGCCACCGGACAGGCCTACGGCCCGGATCACCCCTGGGTACGGACCCAAATCGCGCGGGTCGAGCGTACCCTGGGCGTGCCCGGCCTGCTCGCCTCGGCTCTGGAGGTGCGGGTCCTGCCGCCCTCGCACTACGCGGCGGGGGGGCATCCGGGCGGCGCGATCTACGGCGCGGCCCTGGCCCCCTGGCGCGGCGGGCCGCTGCACCCACAGCCCTACCGCTTGCGGCCGGGGCTCTGGCAGGTGGGGACGGGGGTGCATCCGGGCGGGGGGCTGCCGGCCGTGCTGGGCGGGGCCCTCATCGTAGACGGATTGCTGCGGGAGTCGGGGAATTGA
- a CDS encoding proline dehydrogenase family protein has translation MIDQLYRKAILTVAERDSVEKLLRARAWPVAQRFVAGEDIPSAVQAMKDLQADGISSNMDLLGEFIESAADCTRFADNVLGVIEAMQGAGITPYVSIKLSSVGQGKDDGGEDLGLGNARRIITKAKEYGGFVCLDMEDHSRVDQTLAQLRTLTGEFGGAHVGTVLQSYLYRSLKDREGLDDLKPNLRFVKGAYLEPETVAYPDKADVDANYRRLVYQHLKSGAYTNVATHDERLIEDVKRFVLAHGIGKDSFEFQLLYGIRRDLQKQLVKDGYRVRVYLPYGRDWYPYFSRRIAERPSNALFVLQGMLKG, from the coding sequence ATGATTGACCAGCTCTACCGCAAGGCCATCCTGACCGTCGCCGAACGTGACAGCGTGGAAAAACTGCTGCGTGCCCGCGCGTGGCCCGTCGCCCAGCGCTTCGTGGCCGGCGAGGACATTCCCAGCGCCGTGCAGGCCATGAAGGACCTTCAGGCCGACGGGATTTCGTCGAACATGGACCTGCTCGGCGAGTTCATCGAGTCGGCCGCCGACTGCACCCGCTTTGCGGACAACGTGCTGGGCGTGATCGAGGCGATGCAGGGCGCGGGCATCACGCCCTACGTGAGCATCAAGCTCAGCAGCGTGGGCCAGGGCAAGGACGACGGCGGCGAGGACCTGGGGCTGGGGAACGCCCGCCGGATCATCACGAAGGCCAAGGAGTACGGCGGCTTCGTGTGCCTGGACATGGAAGACCACTCGCGCGTGGACCAGACGCTGGCGCAGCTGCGCACCCTGACCGGCGAGTTCGGCGGCGCGCACGTGGGCACGGTGCTCCAGAGCTACCTGTACCGCAGCCTTAAGGACCGCGAGGGTCTGGACGACCTCAAGCCCAACCTGCGCTTCGTGAAGGGCGCGTACCTGGAACCCGAGACGGTCGCATACCCCGACAAGGCCGACGTGGACGCCAACTACCGCCGCCTCGTGTACCAGCACCTCAAGAGTGGGGCGTACACCAACGTCGCCACCCACGACGAACGCCTGATCGAGGACGTGAAGCGCTTCGTGCTGGCCCACGGCATCGGCAAGGATAGCTTCGAGTTCCAGCTCCTGTACGGCATCCGGCGCGACCTGCAAAAGCAGCTCGTGAAGGATGGCTACCGGGTGCGCGTCTACCTGCCCTACGGCCGCGACTGGTACCCGTACTTCTCGCGCCGCATCGCCGAGCGCCCCAGCAACGCGCTGTTCGTCCTTCAGGGCATGCTCAAGGGCTAA
- the pruA gene encoding L-glutamate gamma-semialdehyde dehydrogenase: MIKVQDYRPQSFIDFTQPENVKAYQDTLAKVRAELVGRHYPVVIDGVVVETAGKIESRNPCNTDELVGTTGKATTQDAQKALDGAWTAFESWKKWEMDARARILLKAAAILGRRRLEACALMSIEVGKNYAEADVEVAEAIDFLEYYARSAMKYAGFGSSETTWFEGEENGLMSLPLGVGVSISPWNFPCAIYLGMLAAPIVAGNCVIAKPAEDAGLIAGFVTDIMYEAGLPAGVLQFLPGVGKEVGEFLTTHAKTRFITFTGSRAVGLHINEVAAKVQPGQKWIKKVILELGGKDGLIVDETADLDVAVTAAVQGAFGFNGQKCSAMSRLIVVDEVYDAVVNGFVERTRALKMGTGEENANVTAVVNQMSFDKVKSYLDLAPQEGTVLLGGQAPGECGGQPGYYVQPTIVGDVKRDARLAQEEIFGPVVTVLRARDWQDALDIANSTEYGLTGGVCSRRRERLEQARQEFEVGNLYFNRKITGAIVGVQPFGGYNMSGTDSKAGGPDYLANFMQLKTVTERW; the protein is encoded by the coding sequence ATGATCAAAGTTCAGGACTACCGCCCGCAGAGCTTCATCGACTTCACCCAGCCCGAGAACGTCAAGGCGTATCAGGACACGCTGGCCAAAGTGCGCGCCGAACTGGTCGGCAGGCACTATCCGGTCGTCATCGACGGCGTGGTCGTGGAGACCGCAGGCAAGATCGAGAGCCGCAACCCCTGCAACACCGACGAACTCGTGGGCACGACCGGCAAGGCCACCACCCAGGACGCCCAGAAGGCCCTGGACGGTGCCTGGACCGCCTTCGAGAGCTGGAAAAAGTGGGAGATGGACGCCCGCGCCCGCATCCTGCTCAAGGCGGCCGCGATCCTGGGGCGCCGCCGTCTGGAAGCCTGCGCCCTGATGAGCATCGAGGTCGGCAAGAACTACGCCGAGGCCGACGTGGAAGTGGCCGAGGCCATCGACTTCCTGGAGTACTACGCTAGAAGTGCCATGAAGTACGCGGGCTTCGGCAGCAGTGAGACCACCTGGTTCGAGGGCGAGGAAAACGGCCTGATGAGCCTGCCGCTGGGCGTCGGCGTGAGCATCAGCCCGTGGAACTTTCCCTGCGCGATCTACCTGGGGATGCTCGCCGCGCCCATCGTCGCGGGCAACTGCGTGATCGCCAAGCCGGCCGAGGACGCGGGCCTCATCGCCGGATTCGTCACCGACATCATGTATGAGGCCGGGCTGCCCGCCGGGGTGCTGCAGTTCCTGCCGGGCGTGGGCAAGGAGGTCGGCGAGTTCCTGACCACGCACGCCAAGACGCGCTTCATCACCTTTACAGGCAGCCGCGCGGTGGGCCTGCACATCAACGAGGTGGCCGCCAAGGTGCAGCCCGGCCAGAAGTGGATCAAGAAGGTCATTCTGGAACTGGGCGGCAAGGACGGATTGATCGTCGACGAAACGGCCGATCTGGACGTCGCCGTCACGGCCGCCGTGCAGGGCGCCTTCGGCTTCAACGGCCAGAAGTGCAGCGCCATGAGCCGCCTGATCGTGGTGGATGAGGTCTACGACGCGGTCGTGAACGGCTTCGTCGAACGGACCCGCGCCCTGAAGATGGGCACCGGCGAGGAGAACGCCAACGTGACCGCCGTGGTCAACCAGATGAGCTTCGACAAGGTGAAGTCGTACCTCGACCTCGCGCCGCAGGAAGGCACCGTGCTGTTGGGCGGTCAGGCCCCCGGCGAGTGCGGCGGCCAGCCCGGCTACTATGTCCAGCCGACCATCGTGGGCGACGTGAAGCGGGACGCCCGTCTGGCGCAGGAGGAGATCTTCGGGCCGGTCGTGACCGTGCTGCGCGCCAGGGACTGGCAGGACGCCCTGGACATCGCCAACTCGACCGAATACGGCCTGACCGGCGGCGTGTGCAGCCGCCGCCGCGAACGGCTGGAGCAGGCCCGGCAGGAGTTCGAGGTCGGGAACCTGTACTTCAACCGCAAGATTACCGGGGCCATCGTGGGCGTGCAGCCTTTCGGCGGCTACAACATGAGCGGCACCGACTCCAAGGCGGGCGGCCCGGATTACCTCGCCAACTTCATGCAGCTCAAAACCGTGACCGAGCGCTGGTAA
- a CDS encoding S8 family serine peptidase: MLRSHSRLLLAATLILSLAACGQQSVTAPAGAAQPSGDQAVAADAYLVGFKEGSLSAQGVNAQDLSAQAAVQAQAISVAGGTLTSQWADIGAAAVRLSPEALARLRADPSVEYVEPDLKRTAMGLRSGVSDAQPARSGLSAQGISAQATPVYTASGETTWGDAALKVPTLRASGYTGAGVAVCVGDTGIDGNHPEFARKLKGFRNFVTSETGRGDPYQLNDVSHHGTHVSGTIFAQYGSGTGASGLQAGEDANGVGGAAPGVNLYMARVLGNDGSGSSSGIINGVNWCAAQLKSQGGTESKVVISLSLGGGSVSQTEQRAYTAAYNKGALIIAATGNDGAAVSYPAAYTNVVGVGAIDDAEARADFSNFGSQVDLVGPGVHVLSSVPLGQGTRASASGAGVTFGDVQAADLSGKSSFTGNVVKAGDGTGTAGANQFCGTSTRNSALSGNIALVARGTCSFEEKVANAVASGARAVMVYNNAAGSLGMTLTNSYAVPVVGLTQSDGQGLLAKLPATGTAAVTTADYEYFDGTSMATPHVSAAAAVVWAAKPGLTNAQLLNLLTSTARDLGAAGKDNNFGYGLVNPLKALTGQ, encoded by the coding sequence ATGCTGCGTTCCCATTCCAGACTGCTGCTCGCCGCGACCCTGATCCTCTCCCTGGCTGCCTGCGGACAGCAGAGCGTGACGGCGCCCGCCGGCGCAGCCCAGCCCTCGGGCGATCAGGCGGTGGCCGCCGACGCCTACCTCGTGGGCTTCAAGGAAGGCAGCCTGAGCGCCCAGGGGGTGAATGCGCAGGACCTGAGCGCCCAGGCGGCCGTGCAGGCGCAGGCCATCTCTGTTGCCGGGGGCACCCTGACGAGCCAGTGGGCCGACATCGGCGCGGCGGCCGTGCGCCTGTCGCCGGAGGCCCTGGCCAGGCTGCGCGCCGACCCGTCGGTCGAGTATGTCGAGCCGGACCTCAAGCGCACGGCGATGGGGCTGCGCAGCGGCGTCAGCGACGCGCAGCCTGCCCGCAGCGGCCTGAGTGCCCAGGGCATCAGCGCCCAGGCCACGCCGGTCTACACGGCCAGCGGCGAGACGACCTGGGGCGACGCGGCGCTCAAGGTGCCCACCCTGCGCGCCAGCGGTTACACGGGGGCGGGCGTGGCAGTGTGCGTGGGCGACACCGGCATCGACGGCAACCACCCGGAGTTCGCGCGCAAGCTCAAGGGCTTCCGCAACTTCGTCACGAGCGAGACCGGGCGGGGCGACCCTTACCAGCTCAACGACGTGTCGCACCACGGCACGCATGTCTCGGGGACCATCTTCGCTCAGTACGGTTCGGGCACCGGCGCCAGCGGCCTCCAGGCGGGCGAGGACGCCAACGGCGTGGGTGGCGCGGCGCCCGGCGTGAACCTGTACATGGCGCGCGTGTTGGGCAACGACGGCTCGGGCAGCAGCAGCGGCATCATCAACGGCGTGAACTGGTGCGCCGCGCAGCTCAAGAGTCAGGGCGGCACCGAGAGCAAGGTGGTCATCAGTCTGTCGCTGGGCGGCGGCAGCGTCAGCCAGACCGAGCAGCGTGCCTACACGGCCGCCTACAACAAGGGCGCGTTGATCATCGCCGCGACCGGCAACGACGGCGCCGCCGTGTCGTACCCCGCCGCCTACACCAACGTGGTGGGCGTGGGCGCCATCGACGACGCCGAGGCCAGGGCCGACTTCTCGAACTTCGGCTCGCAGGTGGACCTCGTCGGGCCGGGCGTGCATGTCCTGAGCAGCGTGCCGCTGGGCCAGGGCACCCGCGCCTCGGCCTCGGGTGCCGGCGTGACCTTCGGAGATGTGCAGGCCGCCGACCTGAGCGGCAAGTCCAGCTTCACGGGCAATGTGGTTAAGGCGGGCGACGGCACCGGCACGGCGGGCGCCAACCAGTTTTGCGGAACGAGCACCCGTAACTCGGCGCTCTCGGGCAACATCGCTCTGGTGGCGCGCGGCACCTGCTCCTTCGAGGAAAAGGTCGCCAACGCGGTCGCCAGCGGGGCCAGGGCCGTCATGGTCTACAACAACGCCGCCGGCAGCCTGGGCATGACCCTGACCAACAGCTACGCCGTGCCGGTGGTTGGCCTGACCCAGAGTGACGGCCAGGGCCTGCTCGCCAAGCTGCCGGCCACGGGCACCGCCGCTGTGACGACCGCCGACTACGAGTACTTCGACGGCACCAGCATGGCGACCCCGCATGTCAGTGCCGCCGCCGCTGTGGTATGGGCCGCCAAGCCGGGTCTGACCAATGCACAGCTCCTGAACCTGCTGACGAGCACGGCCAGGGACCTGGGCGCGGCAGGCAAGGACAACAACTTCGGCTACGGGCTGGTCAACCCGCTCAAGGCGCTCACGGGGCAGTAA